Sequence from the Corallococcus sp. EGB genome:
GCTGCTTTACATCAAGTGGCGGAGAGAGAGGGATTCGAACCCTCGATACCCTTTCGAGTATGCAGGTTTAGCAAACCTGTGCCTTCAGCCTCTCGGCCATCTCTCCAACTCTTCTCTGTCAAAGAACCGCGAAACTCAAGCTCAAAATCGGAGGCGGTAGGATTCGAACCTACGGAAGGCTTTCACCTTCTGCGGTTTTCAAGACCGCTGCCTTCAACCGCTCGGCCACGCCTCCACAGCAGGTGCCGCTCGGTTCCCGGCGGGCCAACCGCGCCCGTGGGGCCGCCCTTCTACATCATTTCTTCCCTGTGGCAAGAGAGATGTTGGCCCCTTTTTACGTCCGGGGGCCCATCGCCCTGACTACAGGGGGCGCAATTCCTTCACGCCGCCCATGTACGGCACCAACGCCTCCGGGATGGCGACGCTTCCGTCCTCCCGCTGGTAGTTCTCCAGGATGGCGATGCTCGTGCGCCCCACGGCCAGCCCGCTGCCGTTGAGGGTGTGCACCATCTGCGGCTTGTCCCCCTTCTGGGGGCGGAAGCGAATCTTCGCGCGGCGGGCCTGGAAGTCGCCGCAGTCCGAGCAGGACGAAATCTCCCGGTACGCGCCCTGGCCCGGCAGCCAGACCTCGATGTCGTAGGTCTTGCGCGCGCCGAAGCCCATGTCGCCGGTGCACAGGAGCATCACGCGGTGGTGCAGCCCCAGCCGGCGGAGGATGTCGCACGCGTCGTCCGTCATGGCCTCCAGTTCGTCCAGGCTCTTGTCCGGCTGGGAGAACTTCACGAGCTCCACCTTGTGGAACTGGTGCTGGCGGATGAGGCCGCGCGTGTCGCGCCCCGCGGCGCCGGCCTCCGCGCGGAAGCACGGGCTGAAGGCGCAGTAGCGGATGGGAAGCTGCTCGCCCTCCAGGATTTCGTCCGCGTGGTAGTTCGTCACGGGGACTTCCGCGGTGGGGATGAGGAAGCGCTCGGGGTCGCCGGACGTCTTGAAGGCGTCATCCTCGAACTTGGGCAGCTGGCCGGTGCCCATCATCGTCTCGCGCAGCACGAGGTAGGGCGGGAGCAGCTCCGTGTAGCCCTTGGACGTGTGCACGTCGATCATGAACGTGACGAGCGCGCGCTCCAGCCGGGCCAGGGCGCCCTTGTAGAAGGTGAAGCGGCTGCCGGAGACCTTCGCGGCGCGCTCGAAGTCGAGCATGCCCAGCGACTCGCCCAGCTCGAAGTGCTGCTTGGGCGTGAAGAGGAGGTGGGGCTTCTCACCCCAGACCTTCACCTGGACGTTGTCGTCCGCGCTCGCGCCCACCGGGACGGATTCGTGGGGCACGTTGGGGATGATCAGCAGGATGCGGTTGAGCTCCTCCTCCACTTCCTTGAGGCGGGTCTCCTTCTCCTTGATCTCCTGGGAGACGCCGCGCAGCTCGCCGCGCAGCTTCTCCATGGCGGCCGGGTCCTCCTTGGCCTTGCGCTTCATCTCCTCGTTGGCGGCGTTGCGGCGCGCAGCCAGCGATTCCATGGAGACGTAGAGGTCGCGGCGCTCGGTGAAGAGCGTCTGGAAGGGGCCGAGGTCCAGGCTGCCGCCCCGCGTCTTCAGTCGGGCGACGACCGCATCGAAGTTCTGCGCAACATTCCGGAGGTCCAGCATAGGGGCTCGCCTTGTAGTCATCCCGGGCGCGGGCCGGCAAGGCTCACCGCGCAC
This genomic interval carries:
- the serS gene encoding serine--tRNA ligase; this translates as MLDLRNVAQNFDAVVARLKTRGGSLDLGPFQTLFTERRDLYVSMESLAARRNAANEEMKRKAKEDPAAMEKLRGELRGVSQEIKEKETRLKEVEEELNRILLIIPNVPHESVPVGASADDNVQVKVWGEKPHLLFTPKQHFELGESLGMLDFERAAKVSGSRFTFYKGALARLERALVTFMIDVHTSKGYTELLPPYLVLRETMMGTGQLPKFEDDAFKTSGDPERFLIPTAEVPVTNYHADEILEGEQLPIRYCAFSPCFRAEAGAAGRDTRGLIRQHQFHKVELVKFSQPDKSLDELEAMTDDACDILRRLGLHHRVMLLCTGDMGFGARKTYDIEVWLPGQGAYREISSCSDCGDFQARRAKIRFRPQKGDKPQMVHTLNGSGLAVGRTSIAILENYQREDGSVAIPEALVPYMGGVKELRPL